The genomic segment CAGGCGGGCACGGGACGAACGAGCACCGCGCGCCGACGGCAGCTCTCGGCAGCCGGTCGCTCCACCATCCACCGCCGGGGAGGCGATAGTGAGGGAGAGGCCGAGGTCGAGGAGGCGGTACGCGGTGCCCTTGTTCTGGAGGATCTTCCTGCTCAACGCGGTGGTGTTCGTCATCGCCACCGCGCTGCTGCTGGGCCCGGTCACCGTCTCGACCCCCGTCCTGTTCACCGAGGCCGCGATCCTCACCGTGGGCCTGGTGGCGATGCTGGTCGCCAACGCCCTCCTGCTGCGCATCGGCCTGGCCCCGCTCCAGCGCCTGGCCCGCGCCATGACCACCGCCGACCTGCTGCGCCCCGGCGCCCGCCCGGCCGTCGGCGGCCATGGCGAGGTCGCCGAGCTGATCACCACGTTCAACACCATGCTGGACCGGCTGGAGGCCGAACGCGCCACCAGCACCGCCCGCGTCCTGACCGCGCAGGAGTCCGAACGCCACCGCATCGCCCAGGAACTCCACGACGAGGTCGGGCAGACCCTCACCGCCGTCCTGCTCGACCTCAAGCACGTCGCCGACCAGGCGTCCGACCCCGTACGCGAGCAGTTGCGCCAGGTGCAGGAGACCACCCGCGCCGGCCTGGACGAGATCCGGCGCATCGCCCGCCGCCTGCGCCCGGGCGTCCTGGAGGAACTCGGTCTGACGAGCGCCCTCAAGTCCCTCGCGGGCGAGTTCGGCGG from the Streptomyces xinghaiensis S187 genome contains:
- a CDS encoding HAMP domain-containing sensor histidine kinase, translated to MPLFWRIFLLNAVVFVIATALLLGPVTVSTPVLFTEAAILTVGLVAMLVANALLLRIGLAPLQRLARAMTTADLLRPGARPAVGGHGEVAELITTFNTMLDRLEAERATSTARVLTAQESERHRIAQELHDEVGQTLTAVLLDLKHVADQASDPVREQLRQVQETTRAGLDEIRRIARRLRPGVLEELGLTSALKSLAGEFGGPSLSVRHRVAPDLPPLSENAELVLYRVAQESLTNTVRHAGAAHVTLTLERSPDAVELRVCDDGRGIGGAPEGAGIQGMRERALLIGADLALGPARGGGTEGGGTEVRLTVPTRP